Within the Solibacillus silvestris genome, the region AGAACGGGTAAAAATATTCCGGTTAGCTTGGGATTTAACGATGAGTTCATTTGGAACTAGGCAAACACAATACGAGCGTTTCTTCTTTGGCGATCCCGTCCGGTTAGCGAGCGAATTATATTTCAATTATCCTAAAAAAGAATATGTAGAGGCTGTATGTACATTTATAAACCTAAAATAATTAGATAGATGATGATCCTGGTAGGTACATTCATCACTCCTTCTTCAGTCATTAACTAAAACGGGTTTATTGCATAAACTAAATAAGAATGATTATAAAAAGGATGATGAATAAAATGAAGTTGCGGAAATGTTGCGGAAATACCCATCCAAACGACAAACATGCAGATTACATTGAAAATGATGAAAGCAGTGACATGAATCGCTGGGAAAACGATGGAGGTAGCACTGCGGGTACTTTAAACCT harbors:
- a CDS encoding aspartyl-tRNA synthetase, whose product is MKLRKCCGNTHPNDKHADYIENDESSDMNRWENDGGSTAGTLNLVTCTKNFIFAKISLFIKSDILA